The following proteins are encoded in a genomic region of Arachis ipaensis cultivar K30076 chromosome B02, Araip1.1, whole genome shotgun sequence:
- the LOC107627334 gene encoding uncharacterized protein LOC107627334, whose amino-acid sequence MDYYNLLHETLAKGNEEMRGNNISMSNQNSSIICPKPRKVGIFVTIPKRQLRVEKLCHEQQNEGCDSKPGVELLDTISKENNYYIETPSPNPFFLRSPPIRASNPLIQDAQFGYQKYIASPQSIKHVMLPSPISSPSARSGLSSPSSLHKGGCTVVMKFGSKSAAVKVIGFDCHIAVA is encoded by the coding sequence ATGGATTATTATAATCTTTTGCATGAAACATTGGCAAAAGGTAATGAAGAAATGAGAGGTAATAATATTTCCATGTCAAATCAAAATAGTTCTATCATTTGTCCCAAGCCAAGAAAAGTTGGGATTTTTGTTACCATTCCCAAAAGGCAATTAAGAGTAGAAAAGTTATGTCATGAACAACAAAATGAAGGATGTGATTCAAAACCTGGGGTAGAGCTTCTGGACACAATATCCAAGGAGAATAATTATTACATTGAAACACCATCACCAAACCCATTTTTTCTCAGGTCCCCTCCTATTAGAGCATCTAATCCTTTGATCCAAGATGCTCAATTTGGATACCAAAAGTACATTGCTTCTCCTCAATCAATAAAACATGTAATGTTACCATCACCCATTTCTTCGCCGTCAGCAAGATCAGGGTTATCATCTCCGTCATCGTTGCACAAAGGAGGGTGCACTGTCGTGATGAAGTTTGGAAGTAAATCAGCTGCGGTCAAGGTAATAGGATTTGATTGTCACATTGCAGTTGCTTGA